A single genomic interval of Shewanella psychropiezotolerans harbors:
- a CDS encoding polysaccharide deacetylase family protein, which produces MFKNVMITLLVLFSLSFQAFTAQAAVILQYHHVSEETPAITSVTPAQFKEQMQYLADNGFIVTPLSQVVDAIRNQKAIAENTVVITFDDGYKSIAETAHPILKEYGFPYTLFVSIEPIKAKYSEMMSWEELIELSKEGAEIANHSWGHEHLIRKSAGESEAQWMSRIETNILETEAEISKATGQDHKMLAYPYGEYNQALEDMLSRNGFVGLGQQSGAAGAYSSLTALPRFPVAGVYADLASLKVKMHSLNMPVLSITPNDPELKDGNWRPELKISLDMSDIYPHQMMCFIQGQGAKKPLWLSENEFSIRAEFDLPPGRSRYNCTVPSKSKSGYYWFSQAWVRPEDDGSWRKE; this is translated from the coding sequence ATGTTTAAGAATGTCATGATAACGCTTCTGGTGTTATTCAGTTTATCGTTTCAGGCCTTCACGGCTCAGGCTGCGGTGATCTTACAGTATCACCATGTGTCGGAGGAAACTCCGGCCATCACCAGCGTGACACCAGCTCAGTTCAAGGAGCAGATGCAGTACCTGGCCGATAATGGTTTTATCGTGACGCCATTGTCTCAGGTTGTGGACGCGATTAGAAACCAGAAGGCGATAGCGGAAAACACTGTAGTGATCACCTTCGATGATGGCTATAAGAGCATTGCCGAGACGGCGCATCCTATCTTAAAGGAATACGGTTTTCCCTACACGCTATTTGTCTCGATTGAGCCTATCAAGGCTAAATACAGTGAGATGATGAGCTGGGAGGAGTTGATTGAACTCTCGAAAGAGGGGGCCGAGATAGCCAATCATAGCTGGGGGCACGAGCATCTTATTCGTAAGTCGGCAGGAGAATCAGAAGCTCAGTGGATGTCGCGTATCGAGACTAATATTCTCGAGACCGAAGCCGAAATTAGCAAGGCCACAGGACAAGATCACAAGATGTTGGCTTATCCCTATGGTGAATATAATCAGGCTCTCGAGGATATGCTCAGTCGCAATGGCTTTGTTGGCTTAGGTCAGCAGTCTGGTGCAGCCGGGGCGTATTCGTCTCTGACGGCCCTGCCGCGTTTCCCTGTTGCAGGTGTCTATGCCGATCTCGCGAGTCTCAAGGTGAAGATGCACAGCCTGAATATGCCTGTCTTATCGATAACACCTAATGACCCTGAACTTAAAGATGGAAATTGGCGACCTGAGCTCAAGATCAGTTTGGATATGAGTGATATCTATCCCCATCAGATGATGTGTTTCATTCAGGGTCAAGGCGCTAAGAAGCCACTCTGGTTGAGTGAAAACGAATTTTCCATTCGTGCTGAGTTTGATCTGCCACCGGGAAGATCCAGATATAATTGCACTGTGCCGAGCAAGAGCAAGTCTGGGTATTACTGGTTTTCTCAGGCTTGGGTGCGTCCCGAGGACGATGGGTCATGGAGAAAGGAATAG
- a CDS encoding protein-glutamate methylesterase/protein-glutamine glutaminase, with protein sequence MISVLVIDDSPLVRQLLSHLLNDADDIKVVATAEDPYEARNLIKKFNPDVLTLDIEMPKMDGIAFLRNIMKLRPMPVIMVSTLTAKGAAVTLEALSIGAVDFISKPKSDLTNQLMGYKQELIDKVRLAYKSNARPKSLSAPTIKPLNGEMFSNRLIAIGASTGGTEAIQSVLMRMPSNTPPVVIAQHIPAAFSTSFAKRLNNNCAMKVIEAQGGEQLKPGTAYLAPGSKHMIIERKGGLLFTKLVDSDPVNRHKPSVDVLFNSVAESAAKSTIGIILTGMGKDGAKGLLNLKNKGSYTIAQDEASSVVWGMPGAAVDLDAHHEQMHLDKIPQKLLFLLKTENSKAS encoded by the coding sequence ATGATTAGCGTGTTAGTGATCGATGACTCTCCACTAGTAAGGCAATTGCTCAGTCATCTGTTAAACGATGCCGACGATATAAAGGTTGTCGCCACCGCAGAAGATCCCTATGAGGCGCGCAATTTGATCAAGAAGTTCAACCCAGATGTGCTGACCTTAGATATCGAGATGCCCAAAATGGACGGCATCGCCTTTTTAAGAAATATCATGAAACTCAGGCCTATGCCTGTGATCATGGTATCGACCCTAACGGCCAAGGGGGCAGCAGTTACCTTAGAGGCGCTCTCGATAGGTGCTGTCGACTTTATCTCAAAACCTAAGTCAGATCTCACCAATCAACTTATGGGTTATAAGCAAGAACTCATAGACAAGGTTCGCCTCGCCTATAAGAGTAACGCGCGCCCCAAGTCCCTATCTGCTCCAACGATTAAGCCGCTTAATGGTGAAATGTTCAGTAACAGACTCATAGCCATAGGTGCCTCCACTGGCGGCACCGAAGCGATCCAGAGTGTGCTCATGCGAATGCCATCGAACACACCACCTGTGGTGATAGCTCAACATATTCCGGCAGCATTTAGCACCTCGTTTGCCAAGCGTCTGAACAACAATTGCGCAATGAAAGTGATAGAGGCTCAGGGGGGAGAACAGCTCAAGCCTGGAACCGCCTACCTGGCCCCCGGCAGCAAGCACATGATAATCGAACGTAAAGGCGGCTTACTCTTCACCAAACTCGTCGACAGTGACCCCGTTAACCGCCATAAACCTTCCGTTGACGTGCTGTTTAATAGTGTCGCCGAGTCCGCCGCTAAATCCACCATAGGCATAATTCTGACCGGAATGGGCAAAGATGGTGCCAAAGGATTACTGAACCTGAAAAACAAGGGCTCTTACACTATCGCCCAAGATGAGGCTAGTTCGGTGGTATGGGGGATGCCTGGAGCAGCGGTAGATCTGGACGCTCATCACGAGCAGATGCATCTGGATAAGATCCCGCAAAAACTACTATTCCTGCTGAAAACGGAAAACAGTAAGGCGAGTTAA
- a CDS encoding CheR family methyltransferase, whose amino-acid sequence MTQQDFDFIQSLAYQETGIVLPERKKHMVYSRLSRRLRHLGLKNFNQYCDHVQSEPGELMNFVNALTTNLTAFFREEHHFDYLDKEIAPLWRRRRNKRLRVWSSACSTGEEPYSIAMTLADHFSGAEWDLKILATDLDTNVLSKAAKGCYAEDSITGLPERYREKYIKTTPNGILMKQSIQKKIHFKQLNLLQKWPMTGPFDVIFCRNVLIYFDNETKAKIIAKFRKLLAPDGLLFIGHSETLTNISDEFELIGQTMYQPLRGGHAKIHGERKKALTG is encoded by the coding sequence ATGACACAGCAAGACTTCGATTTTATTCAGAGTCTTGCTTACCAAGAGACTGGGATAGTTCTTCCTGAAAGAAAGAAACATATGGTCTATTCCAGACTCAGTAGACGCCTCCGCCATTTAGGTTTGAAAAATTTTAATCAATATTGTGACCATGTACAGAGCGAACCTGGCGAGTTAATGAATTTTGTTAATGCGCTGACCACGAACCTAACCGCTTTCTTCAGAGAGGAGCACCATTTCGACTACCTGGATAAAGAGATAGCACCATTATGGAGAAGACGACGCAACAAGCGTTTACGGGTCTGGTCTTCAGCCTGCTCAACCGGCGAAGAGCCTTATAGCATCGCCATGACACTGGCAGATCATTTTTCCGGAGCCGAATGGGATCTAAAAATACTGGCCACAGATCTCGATACTAATGTGCTAAGCAAGGCAGCTAAAGGCTGTTATGCCGAGGACAGTATCACAGGTCTACCAGAGCGATATCGTGAAAAGTATATAAAAACGACCCCAAATGGTATCCTGATGAAACAGAGTATCCAAAAGAAGATCCACTTCAAACAACTCAATCTGCTGCAAAAGTGGCCCATGACTGGTCCCTTCGATGTGATTTTTTGCCGTAATGTGCTCATCTACTTCGATAATGAAACCAAGGCCAAGATCATCGCTAAATTTAGAAAACTGCTCGCCCCGGACGGACTGCTCTTCATCGGACATTCAGAAACTCTGACAAATATATCAGATGAATTCGAGCTTATTGGCCAAACCATGTATCAGCCACTACGAGGCGGTCACGCCAAGATTCATGGAGAGAGAAAAAAAGCCCTTACGGGTTAA
- a CDS encoding methyl-accepting chemotaxis protein: MFEQALTEVSNALISNEAPKFSDLSLPGWELLTSRIDELYQKRQRDETSLKALDICNANVMMADADHNITYLNDAVNVMMTKNEKTLQTELASFDVKKLVGQNIDIFHKNPAHQRRMLDSLTTTYETTIQVAGLNFNLIANPIFNDGVRTGTVVEWQDITAKLAREVEEKQQAADTNRIKQALDVCKANVMMADADYNIIYFNESLNEMLSDNERTLQQSLAKFDMKTLMGTNIDIFHKNPAHQRGMLDRLTSTYATSIQVSGLTFELIATPVFDDGERTGTVVEWQDVTAKLAKEKEEAQQAAETGRIKQALDVCKANVMMADADYNIIYFNDSLNEMLGENEKTLQQSLKKFDMKTLMGSNIDIFHKNPAHQRGMLDKLTETYATSIQVSGLTFELIATPVFDNGVRTGTVVEWQDVTAKLAKEKEEQLQAAETGRIKQALDVCKANVMMADADYNIIYFNESLNEMLSENEKNLKKSLNRFDMRTLMGSNIDIFHKNPAHQRGMLDRLTETFETNIEVSGLTFGLIATPVFDNGERTGTVVEWQDLTVKLAREAEEQQLAAENARIKQALDNVSANTMVADADLNIIYMNNAVGNMFRNAQSDIVKDLPNFDANNLMGVNIDDFHKNPAHQRGLLGGLTSTYSSQLLVGGRTFKVVANPIKDDNGERIGTVVEWTDRTAEVAIEHEIDTIISSAAAGDLSHRVSTEGKDGFFLNLSNGLNRLVGIADNVISDVVNMFDGLAKGDLTRQINGEYEGQFGKLQTDANATVSRLTEVLGGINESANTVTSGAEEIAQGNADLSQRTEEQAASLEETASSMEEMTATVTQSAQNATLANELAQEANSKAEHGGKVVEQAVSAMEAINDSSKRISDIIGVIDEIAFQTNLLALNAAVEAARAGEQGRGFAVVAGEVRNLAQRSAGAAKEIKELIRDSVGKVTDGTQLVNQSGETLEDIVQAVTKVADMISQISIASDQQSAGIQEVNKAISQMDEMTQQNAALVEQVSAAGEAMADQARNMKTQLGFFQTSGNTSSGMASAPLALVSGDTHGNLSISKEEWNEF, translated from the coding sequence ATGTTTGAACAGGCGTTAACCGAGGTCAGTAACGCCTTGATCAGCAATGAAGCACCTAAATTTTCAGACTTATCCCTGCCTGGTTGGGAACTTCTCACCAGCCGAATAGACGAGTTATATCAGAAACGTCAGCGGGACGAGACTAGTCTGAAGGCATTAGACATCTGTAACGCCAACGTCATGATGGCCGATGCAGATCACAACATCACCTACCTCAATGACGCGGTCAACGTCATGATGACCAAGAATGAGAAGACGCTACAGACCGAACTAGCTAGCTTCGATGTGAAAAAGTTAGTCGGACAGAATATCGATATTTTCCATAAGAACCCTGCTCACCAGAGACGCATGCTCGACAGTTTAACTACCACCTATGAAACCACCATCCAGGTCGCTGGACTTAACTTTAACCTGATCGCCAACCCTATCTTCAACGATGGTGTTCGCACTGGAACCGTGGTTGAGTGGCAGGACATCACGGCTAAACTCGCCCGTGAGGTCGAAGAGAAACAACAGGCCGCCGATACCAATCGCATCAAGCAGGCACTGGACGTATGTAAAGCCAACGTCATGATGGCCGATGCCGACTACAACATCATCTATTTCAACGAATCACTCAACGAGATGCTCAGCGACAATGAACGCACCCTGCAGCAGAGTCTTGCCAAGTTCGATATGAAGACCCTGATGGGCACTAATATAGATATATTCCATAAGAATCCGGCACATCAGAGAGGCATGCTAGACAGGCTCACCAGTACTTACGCCACCAGCATACAAGTTTCTGGACTCACCTTCGAGCTTATCGCCACCCCGGTATTCGATGATGGTGAAAGAACAGGAACCGTAGTCGAATGGCAAGATGTCACGGCTAAACTAGCCAAAGAGAAAGAGGAGGCGCAACAGGCCGCCGAGACAGGACGCATCAAGCAGGCACTGGACGTATGTAAAGCCAACGTCATGATGGCCGACGCAGACTACAACATCATCTACTTCAATGATTCCCTCAACGAGATGCTCGGCGAGAATGAGAAAACGTTACAACAGAGCCTGAAGAAGTTTGATATGAAAACCCTCATGGGCAGCAATATCGATATTTTCCATAAAAACCCGGCTCACCAGAGAGGCATGTTAGATAAACTCACGGAAACCTATGCAACCAGCATACAAGTCTCCGGACTCACCTTCGAGCTCATCGCCACCCCGGTATTCGATAACGGTGTCCGAACAGGTACTGTGGTGGAGTGGCAAGATGTCACCGCTAAGTTGGCGAAAGAGAAAGAGGAGCAGCTGCAGGCCGCAGAGACAGGCCGTATCAAGCAGGCACTGGATGTATGTAAGGCAAATGTCATGATGGCCGATGCGGACTACAACATCATCTACTTCAACGAATCACTCAACGAGATGCTCAGCGAGAATGAGAAGAACTTGAAGAAGAGCCTGAATCGCTTCGATATGCGCACTCTGATGGGCAGTAATATCGATATCTTCCATAAGAACCCGGCTCATCAACGCGGCATGTTAGATAGACTCACTGAAACCTTCGAGACTAATATAGAGGTATCAGGCCTCACCTTCGGTCTCATCGCCACCCCAGTGTTCGATAATGGCGAGCGCACCGGCACAGTTGTCGAATGGCAAGATTTGACCGTCAAGCTAGCCAGAGAAGCCGAAGAGCAGCAGCTCGCAGCAGAAAATGCCCGTATCAAGCAGGCACTGGACAATGTCTCCGCCAATACCATGGTGGCAGATGCCGATCTTAACATCATCTATATGAACAATGCCGTGGGTAACATGTTCAGAAATGCACAATCTGACATAGTCAAAGATCTGCCTAACTTCGATGCCAATAATCTTATGGGGGTCAATATCGATGACTTCCATAAAAACCCGGCCCATCAACGAGGCCTGCTAGGTGGACTCACATCCACCTACTCGAGCCAGCTATTAGTCGGAGGGCGTACCTTCAAGGTGGTGGCTAACCCCATCAAGGATGACAATGGCGAACGCATAGGCACAGTGGTCGAATGGACCGATCGCACCGCAGAAGTTGCCATCGAACATGAGATAGATACCATCATCTCATCGGCAGCGGCTGGTGACTTGAGTCATAGGGTCTCCACCGAAGGCAAGGACGGCTTCTTCCTCAACCTCTCTAACGGCCTAAACCGCTTAGTGGGTATCGCAGATAACGTCATCTCGGATGTGGTCAACATGTTCGACGGCTTAGCTAAGGGGGATCTTACCCGTCAGATAAACGGTGAATACGAAGGCCAGTTCGGTAAGCTACAAACAGATGCCAACGCGACCGTATCCAGACTCACCGAAGTCTTAGGCGGCATCAATGAGTCGGCCAACACAGTAACCTCAGGGGCCGAAGAGATAGCTCAGGGCAACGCAGACTTGAGTCAACGAACCGAGGAGCAGGCCGCATCTCTGGAAGAGACAGCGTCCAGCATGGAAGAGATGACGGCGACAGTCACCCAAAGCGCCCAGAATGCCACCCTGGCTAATGAGTTGGCCCAGGAAGCTAACTCTAAGGCCGAACATGGCGGCAAGGTGGTTGAACAAGCCGTCTCAGCCATGGAAGCCATTAACGACTCTAGTAAGCGGATATCCGATATTATCGGGGTTATCGACGAGATAGCCTTCCAGACCAACCTACTCGCGCTTAACGCCGCCGTCGAGGCTGCACGAGCGGGCGAGCAGGGACGCGGCTTTGCGGTAGTGGCTGGCGAGGTGCGTAATCTTGCTCAACGAAGTGCCGGCGCTGCCAAGGAGATCAAGGAGCTTATCCGTGACAGTGTGGGCAAGGTTACCGACGGTACCCAGTTAGTGAACCAGTCTGGTGAAACCCTGGAAGATATCGTGCAGGCGGTCACTAAAGTCGCCGACATGATAAGCCAAATAAGTATCGCCTCGGATCAGCAGTCTGCTGGTATTCAAGAAGTTAACAAGGCCATCTCCCAAATGGATGAGATGACCCAACAGAACGCCGCACTGGTGGAGCAGGTCTCGGCAGCGGGTGAAGCCATGGCCGACCAAGCCAGGAACATGAAAACCCAGCTTGGCTTCTTCCAGACTAGTGGCAATACGAGCTCAGGTATGGCATCTGCGCCACTGGCCCTGGTCTCTGGAGACACCCACGGCAACCTCAGCATCAGTAAAGAGGAGTGGAACGAGTTTTAA
- a CDS encoding chemotaxis protein CheW, with protein MTEQTQSMQPQYEQGIKQDNDEDSQQYLTFIMANEEYGVEILSVQEIRGWESTTVIPNAPSHVKGVINLRGTIVPIIDLRQRFGIEVLDYGATTVVIVVKVAMANEHKVIGIVVDAVSDVFSVNNDDVRDAPNFGEDTDLSFIKGLTNAGEKMVILLDINRLLGSEILPEAEQLSNLINTLDARQQQAVNA; from the coding sequence ATGACAGAGCAAACTCAAAGTATGCAGCCCCAATATGAGCAGGGGATAAAGCAAGATAACGATGAAGACAGCCAGCAGTACCTGACCTTCATCATGGCCAACGAAGAGTACGGAGTCGAAATACTATCGGTACAGGAGATCCGGGGCTGGGAGTCCACCACAGTGATCCCCAATGCACCCAGTCATGTGAAGGGGGTGATTAATCTGCGGGGCACCATAGTTCCCATCATAGACCTCCGCCAACGCTTCGGCATCGAGGTCTTAGATTATGGTGCTACTACTGTCGTTATCGTGGTCAAAGTTGCCATGGCTAACGAACATAAGGTCATAGGCATAGTCGTCGATGCGGTTTCCGATGTATTCAGCGTCAATAATGACGATGTACGTGACGCACCCAATTTCGGTGAAGACACAGATCTATCTTTCATCAAGGGCTTGACCAATGCCGGTGAGAAGATGGTTATTTTACTTGATATCAATAGATTACTCGGTAGTGAAATCTTACCCGAGGCAGAACAACTCTCTAACTTAATCAATACGCTTGATGCTCGCCAGCAGCAAGCGGTTAATGCGTAA
- a CDS encoding chemotaxis protein CheA: MEIDLSQFSQVFFEESLEGLDAMESELLNLDVNKPDEEAINTIFRAAHSIKGGSATFGFSQVANYTHLLETLLDEIRDGRRQMTSEHQDMLLLSVDLLRNMFDALMRKIDFDDPLLAQLEKQFTIEIDKGTKGSVSEELDSSSDTLAEQETPGLLRWVIDFQAGIDILRCGNDPYLMFNELRQLGELSVCLAGHSSPEFNDIDPEACYLNWQLELITDQPLERLKEVFEWVEDECTINYSSSPVINDNTEQDDELSNRDPAEAASSQEQQGSEAVQRELESNKVDEAQGPKPKAVSQAKTPETSSIRVSIDKIDLLINMVGELVITQAMLGQIGQQDKIDEESLISLKQGLEQLATHTRDLQESVMQIRMLPISFAFNRFPRLVRDIGQQLGKKVNLVLKGEDTELDKTVMEKIVDPMVHLVRNSLDHGLETPEERLAKGKSEAGTITLNAFHQGGSIIIEIIDDGAGLDTDRILRKAREKGLVGQEEELSTEAIHKLIFKPGFSTADAVSDLSGRGVGMDVVRRNINELNGSIELKSSQDKGSRFTIRLPLTLAILDGQLVRVGKHIYVVPLVSIHESLQVEPSKINRLSDGHELIQLRNEYLPVIKVYQEFCHTSDAKEIKDGLVMVVDSNNEKIGLLVDELLSQQQVVIKSLEDNYNRVPGVSGATILGDGTVALIIDVTGLVSMAGIASMKEDAA, translated from the coding sequence ATGGAAATCGATCTCAGTCAATTCAGTCAGGTATTCTTCGAGGAAAGTCTAGAAGGCTTAGACGCCATGGAGTCTGAACTGCTTAACCTCGACGTTAATAAACCCGACGAGGAAGCTATCAACACCATTTTCCGTGCAGCGCACTCCATCAAGGGAGGCAGTGCTACTTTCGGTTTCAGCCAGGTCGCTAATTACACTCATCTGCTGGAAACCCTACTCGATGAGATCCGTGATGGCCGCAGACAGATGACCAGCGAGCATCAAGACATGCTACTGCTCTCCGTCGATCTGCTGCGAAATATGTTCGATGCCTTGATGCGAAAAATCGACTTCGACGACCCCCTCCTCGCTCAGCTAGAGAAGCAATTTACTATCGAAATAGACAAAGGCACTAAGGGCTCAGTCTCTGAAGAGCTGGATTCTAGTAGCGATACATTGGCAGAACAAGAAACGCCCGGTCTCCTACGTTGGGTCATTGATTTTCAGGCGGGTATCGACATACTGCGATGTGGCAATGATCCTTACCTCATGTTCAACGAACTCAGGCAGTTGGGAGAACTCAGTGTCTGCTTGGCCGGACATTCGTCACCTGAATTTAATGATATAGATCCCGAGGCTTGTTATCTCAATTGGCAACTCGAACTCATTACAGACCAGCCCTTAGAGCGACTAAAAGAGGTATTCGAATGGGTCGAAGATGAGTGCACCATCAATTATTCCTCTAGCCCTGTCATTAATGATAATACCGAGCAAGATGATGAACTCTCAAATAGAGACCCCGCCGAAGCGGCTAGTTCTCAGGAACAGCAAGGAAGCGAAGCAGTCCAGAGAGAGTTAGAGAGTAATAAAGTCGATGAGGCCCAAGGGCCCAAACCTAAGGCGGTCTCTCAGGCTAAAACTCCTGAGACCAGCTCGATTCGAGTCAGCATAGACAAGATAGATCTGCTGATAAACATGGTAGGTGAACTGGTTATCACCCAAGCCATGCTTGGCCAGATAGGCCAGCAGGATAAGATAGACGAAGAGTCACTCATATCACTCAAACAGGGACTGGAGCAACTCGCCACCCATACCCGGGATCTGCAAGAGAGCGTCATGCAAATCCGAATGCTCCCCATCAGCTTCGCCTTCAACCGCTTCCCCAGGCTCGTCCGCGATATCGGTCAGCAATTAGGGAAGAAAGTGAATCTAGTGCTGAAAGGGGAAGATACCGAGCTAGACAAGACTGTGATGGAGAAAATCGTCGACCCTATGGTACACCTGGTGCGTAACTCATTGGATCATGGCCTGGAAACACCGGAAGAACGCCTCGCCAAGGGCAAATCAGAAGCTGGCACTATCACCCTCAACGCCTTTCATCAGGGCGGAAGTATCATCATAGAGATCATAGACGATGGAGCTGGCCTGGATACCGACAGAATTCTTCGCAAGGCCAGAGAGAAAGGGCTCGTCGGTCAGGAGGAAGAACTCAGCACAGAGGCAATCCACAAGTTAATTTTCAAGCCGGGGTTTTCCACCGCCGATGCGGTCTCAGATCTCTCGGGACGCGGTGTGGGCATGGATGTGGTCAGACGAAACATCAATGAACTCAATGGCAGCATAGAACTTAAATCCAGCCAAGATAAAGGCAGCCGTTTCACCATCAGGTTACCTCTGACACTCGCCATACTCGATGGCCAGCTAGTCAGGGTGGGCAAGCATATTTATGTGGTGCCTCTGGTTTCCATTCATGAATCATTACAGGTTGAACCTAGCAAAATAAACCGTCTCAGCGACGGCCATGAACTGATACAACTCAGAAACGAATACCTGCCGGTGATCAAGGTGTACCAAGAGTTTTGCCACACCTCTGATGCCAAAGAGATCAAAGACGGCCTGGTCATGGTAGTCGACTCCAATAACGAGAAGATAGGTCTACTGGTGGATGAACTCTTGTCACAGCAACAGGTGGTCATCAAGAGTCTGGAAGATAACTACAACCGGGTTCCAGGCGTATCGGGCGCCACGATTCTCGGTGATGGCACGGTCGCACTCATCATAGATGTTACCGGATTAGTGAGTATGGCCGGTATTGCCAGTATGAAAGAAGACGCAGCCTAA
- a CDS encoding response regulator, with the protein MKKILAVDDSASMRQMVCFTLKTAGFDVTEACNGDEALKVAQQGEYDLVISDVNMPIMDGLTLIRNLRTLPNYKFTPLLMLTTESGTDKKQEGRSAGATGWIVKPFNPDQLLATVRKVLG; encoded by the coding sequence ATGAAAAAAATACTCGCTGTAGATGACTCGGCTTCCATGCGTCAGATGGTCTGTTTCACCCTAAAAACGGCTGGATTTGACGTCACAGAAGCCTGTAATGGAGACGAGGCCTTAAAAGTCGCCCAACAAGGCGAATACGACCTGGTCATTTCGGATGTGAATATGCCCATCATGGATGGTCTCACTTTAATTCGTAATCTACGCACCTTACCAAACTATAAATTTACCCCCTTGCTGATGCTGACAACTGAGTCAGGTACAGACAAGAAGCAAGAGGGTCGCTCCGCAGGTGCTACCGGCTGGATAGTGAAGCCCTTCAACCCAGATCAGCTATTAGCAACCGTGCGTAAGGTGCTTGGTTAA
- a CDS encoding STAS domain-containing protein, whose product MSEQTIKLDSELTIRNIQPIFAQLSELLTHDEELHIDASQLTRVDTAGAQLLYLFSQTCASRSLRVNWLDCQPELQINLENLGINIPEIAIPELQAELENLSINISEITIPELQAELDEEK is encoded by the coding sequence ATGTCGGAACAAACAATTAAATTGGACTCTGAATTAACTATTCGAAATATTCAGCCCATTTTCGCACAGCTTTCAGAGCTATTAACCCATGACGAAGAACTGCATATAGATGCAAGTCAATTGACCAGGGTCGATACTGCTGGGGCCCAGCTCCTCTACTTATTTTCCCAAACATGTGCTTCCCGCTCCCTAAGAGTCAACTGGTTAGACTGCCAGCCAGAGCTTCAAATCAATTTAGAAAACCTGGGTATTAACATTCCAGAAATAGCCATCCCAGAGTTACAAGCCGAACTGGAAAATCTGAGTATAAACATTTCAGAAATAACTATTCCAGAGTTACAAGCCGAACTGGATGAGGAAAAGTAA
- the cyoE gene encoding heme o synthase, whose translation MAKPLSISVTEPKTNGEPLQWRAYYEMTKPKVVALMLLTVLVGMCLAVPGSVPLQPLIIGMMGIGMMAGAAAAFNHIIDRRIDGLMARTYNRPLPKGRISITKALIFSVSLALLGFALLYTLVNELTAWLTFASLVGYAIIYTAYLKRATPQNIVVGGLAGAMPPLLGWTAITGEFHGHALLLVIIIFTWTPPHFWALAIHRKAEYAKVDIPMLPVTHGVEFTKTCILLYTLLLAIACLLPVIVGMCGPIYLVGSTILSCAFIYKAWELKYDDKPGLAMQVFRFSIYHLMILFILLLVDHYLWV comes from the coding sequence ATGGCAAAACCACTTTCAATATCAGTAACTGAGCCTAAGACCAACGGCGAACCACTTCAGTGGCGCGCATATTATGAGATGACCAAGCCTAAGGTGGTTGCACTTATGCTGCTCACGGTTTTAGTCGGTATGTGTCTGGCGGTACCTGGGTCTGTGCCTCTACAGCCCTTAATTATTGGCATGATGGGTATAGGTATGATGGCTGGTGCGGCCGCGGCCTTTAATCACATCATCGATCGACGCATAGATGGTCTGATGGCCCGCACCTATAATCGCCCTCTGCCTAAGGGGCGCATCTCTATCACTAAGGCTCTCATCTTCTCCGTTAGCCTGGCGCTATTGGGCTTCGCCTTACTCTACACCTTAGTCAATGAGCTTACCGCCTGGCTCACCTTTGCCAGTCTTGTGGGCTATGCCATCATCTATACCGCTTACCTCAAGCGGGCCACCCCACAAAATATCGTCGTCGGCGGACTCGCCGGAGCTATGCCGCCACTCCTTGGCTGGACGGCCATAACCGGAGAGTTTCATGGTCATGCGCTGCTATTAGTGATCATCATCTTCACCTGGACCCCACCACACTTCTGGGCTCTTGCCATTCACAGGAAAGCGGAATACGCCAAGGTAGATATTCCAATGCTGCCAGTGACACATGGCGTCGAGTTCACTAAGACCTGCATCTTGCTCTATACCTTGCTGCTTGCTATCGCCTGCTTGCTACCTGTTATCGTGGGAATGTGCGGCCCCATCTATCTGGTGGGTTCGACAATATTGAGTTGCGCTTTCATCTATAAGGCATGGGAACTTAAATATGATGACAAGCCAGGATTGGCAATGCAGGTGTTTCGCTTCTCCATCTATCATCTGATGATCTTATTTATCCTGCTCTTGGTCGATCATTACCTCTGGGTATAA